A stretch of Bradyrhizobium sp. CCBAU 53338 DNA encodes these proteins:
- a CDS encoding acyl-CoA dehydrogenase family protein, whose product MELALSPEDAAFREEVRTFIAENYPAEMRVPNPETDLSKEQSLLWHRILHDKGWIAPLWPKEYGGPGWSITRQFIFDQETSRAGTLPPLAFSITMVGPVIYTFGNEAQKKKFLPRILSGEDWWCQGYSEPGSGSDLATVRTRAVRDGDHYVVNGHKTWTTLAQNADWIFCLVRTDPTAKPQSGISFLLIDMRSPGVTVRPIITIDGSHEVNDVFLENVRVPAENLVGEENKGWTYAKFLLGNERTTMAGIGRSTRYINKLKQIVKAEIPADDPAHFEFLRDIARVELDVLALEATQLRVVAQMSRGIDPGPAASLFKIRGTEIFQNITELTHRAIGNYGLALREQPISDNHFMPGPAYGHTASEKYLNSRKLSIFGGSNEIQRNIIAKAVLGL is encoded by the coding sequence ATGGAATTGGCTCTCTCGCCGGAAGATGCGGCGTTTCGCGAGGAAGTACGCACCTTCATTGCAGAAAACTATCCGGCGGAGATGCGAGTTCCGAATCCGGAGACGGACCTGAGCAAGGAGCAGTCGCTTCTCTGGCATCGCATCCTTCACGACAAGGGGTGGATCGCGCCACTCTGGCCGAAGGAATATGGTGGTCCTGGGTGGTCGATCACGCGCCAATTTATTTTTGATCAGGAGACGTCTCGCGCCGGCACGCTCCCGCCGTTGGCCTTCAGTATTACCATGGTTGGCCCGGTCATCTACACGTTCGGAAATGAGGCGCAGAAGAAGAAGTTTTTGCCGCGCATCCTTTCTGGGGAGGACTGGTGGTGCCAGGGCTATTCGGAGCCGGGTTCTGGTTCGGATCTCGCGACCGTTCGCACGAGGGCGGTAAGGGATGGTGACCACTATGTCGTCAACGGTCATAAGACCTGGACCACGCTGGCCCAGAACGCGGACTGGATCTTCTGCCTTGTTCGTACTGATCCGACGGCCAAACCGCAGTCCGGCATCTCCTTCCTCCTGATCGACATGAGGTCGCCGGGCGTCACAGTGCGTCCGATCATCACGATCGACGGTAGTCACGAGGTAAACGACGTCTTCTTGGAAAACGTACGCGTTCCCGCCGAGAATCTAGTTGGCGAGGAGAACAAAGGCTGGACCTACGCCAAATTCCTGCTCGGCAATGAGCGCACCACAATGGCCGGCATCGGTCGTTCGACACGCTATATCAACAAGCTGAAGCAGATCGTGAAGGCCGAGATCCCGGCCGACGATCCTGCGCATTTCGAGTTTCTTCGCGACATCGCCCGCGTTGAGCTTGACGTGTTGGCGCTTGAGGCGACCCAGCTCCGCGTCGTCGCACAGATGTCGCGCGGAATCGATCCGGGACCTGCGGCATCACTGTTCAAGATTCGCGGTACCGAGATATTCCAGAACATCACCGAATTAACCCATCGCGCGATCGGCAACTACGGGCTCGCTCTTCGCGAGCAGCCGATCAGCGACAACCACTTCATGCCGGGTCCCGCCTACGGACACACCGCATCTGAGAAATACCTCAACTCGCGCAAGCTCAGCATCTTCGGCGGGTCGAACGAAATCCAACGCAACATCATTGCCAAAGCGGTGCTCGGTCTCTAG
- a CDS encoding FAD-dependent oxidoreductase, which produces MRNTNFDYDWLVIGSGFGGSVSALRLAEKGYRVGVLERGRRYRDQDFPKSTWDFGKFVWAPMLGLKGIFRMALFRHVFALSGAGVGGGSLVYSNTLYRAKSEFFENAQWSALGSWNEILQPHYDTAEQMLGVTPVPFDSVNQQLIREMARHFGTEGTFTRTPCAVYFGEPNKTVEDPYFGGEGPDRTGCTRCGACMVGCRVGAKNTLVKNYLWFAEKRGAKILAEREVVDVTPLGAADGSEGYRVTSERPGAWFARGRQTHTARGVVFAGGSLGTNELLANCKHGGSLPKVSDRLGELVRTNSESVLAVRLPEDRKTWNDVAISCSVHVNRDTHIEFITYGRNADFIGGLYTVLVGKGTPATRPLKWVGSMLMHPIQGLRTLLPLGWSRRAVMLLVMQALDNAITLRAKKRWFGRGYRLATAQNLDKPNPTYIESGNQAAQWLADHTGGIAQSNLLEALGNIPTTAHLLGGAVIGADAASGVVDRQLHVFGYQNLLVCDGAAMPANPGVNPSLTITALAEYAMARIPAARSEQLEPALVTA; this is translated from the coding sequence TTGAGGAATACGAATTTTGACTACGATTGGCTCGTCATAGGCTCCGGGTTTGGCGGCAGCGTCTCGGCGCTACGCCTCGCGGAGAAGGGCTACCGTGTCGGTGTGCTGGAACGAGGGAGACGCTATCGCGACCAGGATTTCCCTAAGTCCACCTGGGATTTCGGCAAGTTCGTTTGGGCTCCAATGCTGGGCTTGAAGGGCATATTCCGGATGGCATTGTTCCGACACGTCTTTGCCCTCAGCGGCGCCGGCGTCGGTGGCGGCAGCCTCGTGTACTCCAACACGCTCTATCGCGCCAAATCCGAGTTCTTCGAGAATGCGCAGTGGTCTGCGCTCGGCAGCTGGAACGAGATTCTGCAGCCCCACTACGACACCGCAGAGCAGATGCTTGGCGTGACGCCCGTGCCATTCGACTCGGTCAATCAGCAACTGATCCGCGAGATGGCGCGTCACTTTGGAACCGAAGGCACGTTCACCCGCACGCCTTGCGCCGTGTACTTTGGTGAGCCGAACAAGACAGTCGAGGATCCTTACTTTGGGGGAGAAGGGCCCGACCGGACCGGGTGCACGCGTTGCGGCGCCTGCATGGTGGGTTGCCGCGTCGGCGCTAAGAACACGCTTGTTAAGAACTACCTGTGGTTCGCCGAAAAGCGCGGCGCGAAAATCCTGGCAGAGCGAGAGGTCGTTGACGTGACCCCGCTCGGTGCGGCCGACGGTAGCGAAGGTTACCGCGTGACAAGCGAGCGCCCTGGTGCCTGGTTCGCTCGCGGCCGGCAGACCCATACGGCGCGGGGCGTGGTCTTCGCCGGCGGCTCACTCGGGACCAACGAACTGCTGGCTAACTGCAAGCACGGCGGCTCTCTGCCAAAAGTCAGCGATCGTCTGGGGGAACTGGTGCGCACCAACAGTGAATCGGTTCTAGCGGTGCGCCTGCCGGAGGATCGCAAGACATGGAATGACGTCGCCATCAGCTGCAGCGTGCACGTCAACCGTGACACCCACATCGAGTTTATCACCTATGGCCGCAACGCCGACTTCATAGGCGGGCTCTACACGGTGTTGGTTGGCAAGGGAACACCTGCAACGCGACCACTGAAATGGGTGGGTAGTATGTTGATGCACCCGATTCAGGGGCTCAGGACGTTGCTGCCCCTGGGCTGGAGCCGGCGCGCGGTGATGCTTCTGGTGATGCAGGCGCTAGACAACGCGATCACGCTGCGCGCCAAGAAACGCTGGTTCGGCCGTGGCTATCGGCTTGCTACCGCACAGAACCTCGACAAACCTAACCCGACCTACATCGAGAGCGGCAATCAGGCGGCCCAATGGCTGGCCGATCACACGGGCGGCATTGCCCAAAGCAACTTGCTTGAGGCGCTGGGCAACATTCCGACCACAGCGCATTTACTCGGCGGCGCCGTGATCGGCGCCGACGCCGCGAGCGGCGTAGTCGATCGTCAGCTCCACGTCTTCGGTTATCAAAACCTGCTGGTGTGCGACGGCGCGGCGATGCCGGCAAATCCCGGAGTCAATCCATCGCTGACGATCACGGCACTCGCGGAGTACGCCATGGCGCGGATACCAGCGGCGCGTTCGGAGCAACTGGAGCCGGCGTTAGTAACCGCCTAA
- a CDS encoding helix-turn-helix domain-containing protein produces MKWDTLEEEPCSLARTIGVIGDRWTLLILRESFLRKRRFEQFQSALGITRHLLAERLKKLVRNGVLRRVPYQESPKRYEYILTQKGLDLHPIMMALVHWGDTHLADERGRPIVHEHKKCGKLFDPVMVCSECGEPLSAKDVVAHLGPGAHPAQSTSNHATAAHQSDHVA; encoded by the coding sequence ATGAAATGGGACACTCTGGAAGAGGAGCCCTGTTCGCTGGCACGCACTATCGGTGTGATCGGCGACCGGTGGACTCTGCTCATTCTTCGGGAATCTTTCCTGCGCAAGCGACGGTTCGAGCAATTTCAATCGGCACTTGGTATCACACGGCACCTGCTTGCCGAGCGCCTCAAGAAGCTTGTGCGGAACGGTGTTTTACGTCGCGTGCCGTATCAGGAATCTCCTAAACGTTATGAGTACATTCTGACGCAGAAGGGTCTGGATCTCCATCCAATTATGATGGCACTCGTCCATTGGGGAGACACGCACCTGGCGGACGAGCGCGGTCGTCCGATCGTTCATGAGCACAAGAAGTGCGGTAAACTTTTCGATCCTGTCATGGTTTGCTCGGAATGTGGTGAGCCGTTGTCGGCAAAAGACGTCGTCGCGCACCTCGGACCTGGTGCTCATCCCGCTCAATCGACCTCGAATCACGCCACGGCAGCACACCAATCTGACCACGTGGCGTGA
- a CDS encoding AraC family transcriptional regulator, translated as MSRASRAARTISNELRSSWFEPSLHSAYFRISSKLIASHPAVITGPPRLLPLIDFLPLLEAFRAIERPEGGIELGLAIPFFAHGPAGLSALCSDTLWDAMVTIVRYTPVRNAMFDRRCFQQGDAAILEFWPRLHLGGFEKFFGYTTVLALYNILRAISEDVASDSTRLTFPWEMPSNLRISDKVPTTFGFDEQFLSIRVPLEMAMEPSASADPDLCERLKMAGEDELTRLIGGTAAKVRELLRQKAPAWPSLQEVADELATSKRTLIRKLESEKLSYNVLLDDARKELACRLLRSSDMQLSKIAEQVGFSDQAGFARSFRRVQGCSPSQYRASFRRAADLA; from the coding sequence ATGAGCAGAGCCAGTAGGGCAGCGCGCACAATCTCCAACGAGCTCCGCTCGTCATGGTTCGAACCTAGTCTCCACTCCGCCTATTTCCGTATCTCGTCCAAGCTCATTGCCTCCCATCCGGCTGTCATCACCGGGCCGCCCCGACTGCTGCCGCTCATTGACTTTCTACCTTTGCTTGAGGCGTTCCGTGCCATCGAGCGACCCGAGGGGGGCATCGAGTTAGGCTTAGCTATCCCCTTTTTTGCACACGGACCAGCAGGTCTTTCCGCATTGTGCAGCGACACCCTTTGGGACGCGATGGTGACGATCGTGCGCTACACGCCGGTTCGCAACGCCATGTTCGATCGCCGATGTTTTCAGCAGGGCGATGCGGCGATACTCGAATTCTGGCCCCGTTTGCATCTGGGTGGTTTTGAGAAGTTCTTCGGGTACACTACCGTGCTCGCCCTCTACAATATTTTGCGGGCCATCTCGGAAGACGTGGCATCCGACTCAACTCGCCTCACCTTCCCGTGGGAGATGCCGAGCAATCTGCGAATTTCAGATAAGGTGCCCACCACCTTCGGCTTCGACGAACAGTTCCTGAGCATTCGAGTGCCGCTGGAAATGGCGATGGAGCCATCAGCGAGCGCCGATCCTGACCTATGCGAACGGCTCAAGATGGCCGGTGAAGACGAGCTTACCAGATTGATAGGCGGCACGGCAGCCAAGGTCCGCGAGCTGCTTCGGCAAAAAGCACCTGCATGGCCGTCACTGCAGGAAGTGGCTGATGAGCTCGCCACGTCAAAACGGACTCTGATCAGAAAGCTGGAATCGGAGAAGTTGAGCTATAACGTTTTGCTCGACGATGCTCGCAAGGAGTTAGCTTGCCGCCTATTGCGCAGCTCGGACATGCAGCTTTCCAAAATCGCAGAGCAAGTCGGCTTCAGCGATCAAGCTGGTTTCGCCAGAAGTTTCCGACGTGTGCAAGGCTGTAGTCCCAGTCAGTACAGAGCCAGTTTCCGGCGCGCCGCGGACTTGGCCTGA
- a CDS encoding 2-hydroxychromene-2-carboxylate isomerase, producing MPDSLKVEFLFDFGSPNAYLAERVIPSIERRTGVKFQYVPILLGGIFKATGNMSPFESLRGIKNKPEYNTLEMKRFFQRHNITNFQQNPFFPVNTLMLMRGAVAAQLEGVFEPYFRAGYHHMWENPKKMDDVETFRAAFKSSGVDIDRLMERAQHDDVKKRLADLTADAVNRGAFGSPTFFVGKEMFFGKDQLRDVEESILEQMQKRAPQPV from the coding sequence GTGCCAGATTCGCTGAAGGTGGAATTTTTGTTCGATTTCGGCAGCCCGAACGCCTACCTCGCAGAGAGGGTCATTCCCTCAATTGAGCGTCGGACGGGGGTGAAGTTCCAATATGTGCCCATCTTGCTCGGCGGGATTTTTAAGGCCACCGGTAATATGTCGCCCTTCGAGTCGCTGCGCGGCATCAAGAATAAGCCGGAGTACAATACGCTCGAAATGAAACGCTTTTTCCAGCGGCACAACATCACGAATTTTCAACAGAATCCATTTTTCCCGGTCAATACTTTGATGTTGATGCGTGGCGCGGTCGCCGCCCAATTGGAGGGCGTGTTCGAGCCTTACTTTCGCGCGGGGTATCACCACATGTGGGAGAACCCGAAAAAGATGGACGACGTCGAAACCTTCCGCGCCGCATTCAAGTCTTCCGGCGTCGATATCGACCGGTTGATGGAGCGTGCGCAGCATGACGACGTCAAGAAGCGACTGGCCGACTTGACCGCCGACGCCGTTAACCGTGGCGCCTTCGGATCTCCGACCTTTTTCGTCGGCAAGGAGATGTTCTTCGGCAAAGACCAGCTTCGGGACGTGGAAGAATCGATTCTCGAGCAGATGCAGAAGCGCGCGCCCCAGCCGGTATAA
- a CDS encoding SDR family oxidoreductase, translating to MQKRNATVAVIGAGDYIGGEIAKKFAAEGFTVFAGRRNGDKLAPLVKEIEEAGGEIHARSLDARKEEEIISFLNDADKHAPLEVCIFNIGANVNFPILDTTERVFRKVWEMACYSGFLAGREAARLMLPRGGGNIFFTGATASLRGSSGFAAFASAKFGLRAVAQAMARELGPKNIHVAHLVIDSGVDTEWVRQRRIEALGPNALDDPEALMPPSSVAASYWQLYQQPKSAWTFELEIRPFGEKW from the coding sequence ATGCAGAAGAGAAATGCCACCGTGGCCGTGATCGGTGCCGGCGACTACATCGGCGGGGAGATCGCCAAGAAGTTTGCTGCCGAAGGCTTCACCGTATTCGCTGGCCGTCGCAACGGCGATAAATTGGCTCCCTTAGTCAAGGAGATTGAGGAAGCAGGGGGCGAGATCCATGCCCGCTCGCTCGACGCTCGCAAGGAGGAGGAGATCATTTCCTTCCTCAATGACGCAGACAAGCACGCGCCTCTCGAAGTTTGCATTTTCAACATCGGCGCGAACGTCAATTTCCCGATTCTGGATACTACCGAACGTGTATTCCGAAAAGTTTGGGAGATGGCCTGCTATTCCGGTTTTCTGGCAGGGCGTGAGGCTGCGCGGCTGATGTTGCCGCGCGGTGGCGGCAACATCTTCTTCACCGGCGCGACCGCTTCGCTGCGCGGGAGCTCCGGCTTTGCGGCCTTTGCGAGCGCCAAATTCGGGCTGCGTGCAGTCGCCCAGGCTATGGCGCGTGAATTGGGGCCAAAGAACATCCACGTTGCGCATCTCGTTATCGATTCCGGCGTCGACACCGAGTGGGTGCGGCAGCGTCGGATCGAGGCGCTCGGGCCGAATGCACTCGACGATCCCGAGGCGTTGATGCCGCCATCATCGGTCGCTGCGTCCTACTGGCAGCTCTACCAACAACCGAAGAGCGCCTGGACGTTCGAGCTAGAAATCCGTCCATTCGGCGAGAAGTGGTAG
- a CDS encoding acyl-CoA dehydrogenase family protein → MDIQFTEEQELLRSSVQRLLRDQYDFEARRKIVASEEGFSREQWKAFAELGLLAAPFSEDVGGLGGGPLSTMIIAQEFGRHIVVEPFIETAVVAGGLIEQAGTAEQKEAFIADMIAGTKIWALAWTEKGSRFDLANVATTALRNGKDYVLTGEKAAVVAAPWADYLIVSARTSGHNHDRGGVSLFVVERRAAGLGLKSFKTIDGRRAAEISLREVRGHLLGNAGEGVAALEACRDRAIGALCAEAVGAIGELNSATLEYSKTRKQFGTTIGSFQVLQHRMVDMFIAHQEALSLMQHLNLSLSTGDAVLSRIASGAKSKVGYAGKFVADQAVQIHGGMGMTEELNVGHYFKRISSINIQFGDPAYHVLRYAQLGAVA, encoded by the coding sequence ATGGATATCCAGTTCACGGAAGAGCAGGAATTGCTGCGATCCAGCGTGCAACGCTTGCTGCGCGACCAGTACGATTTTGAAGCGCGTCGCAAGATCGTCGCGAGCGAAGAAGGATTTAGCCGGGAGCAATGGAAGGCGTTTGCTGAACTCGGCCTGCTCGCCGCACCGTTTTCCGAGGATGTCGGCGGCCTCGGCGGCGGGCCACTGTCCACCATGATCATCGCGCAGGAATTCGGACGCCATATCGTCGTCGAGCCGTTTATCGAGACGGCGGTGGTGGCTGGTGGCCTGATCGAACAAGCAGGTACTGCCGAGCAGAAAGAAGCTTTCATCGCCGATATGATTGCCGGGACGAAGATCTGGGCGTTGGCCTGGACCGAAAAAGGGTCGCGCTTCGATCTCGCCAATGTCGCGACCACCGCGCTGCGGAACGGCAAGGATTATGTCCTGACGGGCGAGAAGGCCGCCGTCGTCGCCGCGCCCTGGGCGGACTATTTGATCGTTTCAGCCCGAACCTCCGGGCACAATCACGATCGCGGCGGCGTCAGCCTGTTCGTGGTCGAGCGCCGGGCCGCGGGTCTTGGCCTAAAGAGCTTCAAGACGATCGACGGCCGCCGGGCCGCCGAAATCAGTCTGCGCGAGGTTCGCGGGCATTTGCTCGGTAACGCGGGGGAGGGCGTCGCGGCGCTGGAAGCCTGTCGAGACCGGGCGATCGGAGCGCTGTGCGCGGAAGCTGTCGGTGCGATAGGCGAGTTGAATTCGGCGACGCTCGAATATTCCAAAACCCGGAAGCAGTTCGGGACCACCATCGGCTCTTTCCAGGTGTTACAGCATCGAATGGTCGACATGTTTATTGCGCATCAGGAGGCGCTTTCCCTGATGCAGCATCTCAATCTTAGTCTCAGCACCGGCGATGCCGTGCTGTCTCGTATCGCCTCCGGAGCCAAGTCGAAGGTCGGCTATGCGGGCAAATTCGTCGCCGACCAGGCGGTGCAAATCCACGGCGGCATGGGCATGACCGAGGAGTTGAACGTTGGTCATTACTTCAAGCGAATTTCTTCCATCAACATCCAGTTCGGCGATCCCGCCTACCATGTGCTGCGTTACGCGCAGCTCGGCGCCGTCGCCTAA
- a CDS encoding transporter, with amino-acid sequence MKRLLATSFAAMTFFGWTQARAFEFGYPGYTQKPGITLGGGSAGTPPPGLYMFDQAYTYQANIVGPGAPNVGGAPTSVKVAGVASGLLWVPGWEVLGAQYNAVIVQPAAMVSIGAPLGTSVSGLQNTYIVPGELSWRLGDSGFFVKAGFGMYVPDGTVGNTWWTYQPEFVVSYLKDGWNLTANLFMEFNARNPATKYQSGDVLHAEFTATKQFGNWTIGPVGYYVGQITDDRSSAFYGNAINTNRYDIWAVGGLVGYNFGPVQLNIWATDEISAKASGGTAFPGADTAVAIKGWSVFGQLSYRLWGPDAPAAAPKKLVYK; translated from the coding sequence ATGAAGAGACTGTTGGCGACGAGTTTCGCTGCTATGACGTTTTTCGGTTGGACGCAGGCGCGCGCGTTTGAGTTCGGTTATCCAGGTTACACGCAAAAGCCCGGAATCACCTTGGGCGGTGGCTCCGCAGGAACGCCGCCACCAGGCTTGTATATGTTTGATCAGGCGTACACTTACCAAGCCAACATAGTTGGTCCCGGCGCTCCGAACGTCGGTGGCGCGCCGACATCGGTAAAGGTGGCTGGCGTGGCATCTGGCTTGCTGTGGGTGCCCGGATGGGAAGTTCTAGGCGCACAATACAATGCGGTAATCGTGCAGCCTGCAGCAATGGTGTCGATCGGAGCCCCGCTGGGTACGTCTGTATCAGGACTTCAGAATACCTACATTGTCCCGGGGGAATTGAGCTGGCGACTTGGAGATAGCGGCTTCTTCGTAAAGGCCGGCTTCGGAATGTACGTGCCGGACGGGACTGTCGGGAATACTTGGTGGACCTACCAGCCCGAATTCGTCGTTTCCTATCTCAAGGACGGTTGGAATCTGACCGCGAACCTATTCATGGAATTCAACGCAAGAAATCCGGCAACCAAGTATCAGTCTGGTGATGTCCTACATGCCGAATTCACGGCGACCAAACAGTTTGGAAATTGGACAATTGGCCCCGTCGGATACTATGTCGGTCAAATCACCGATGACCGTTCGAGCGCCTTCTATGGCAACGCGATCAACACGAACAGATACGACATTTGGGCGGTAGGCGGACTTGTCGGCTACAACTTCGGCCCGGTTCAGCTCAACATTTGGGCGACTGACGAGATATCCGCCAAAGCATCCGGCGGCACCGCCTTCCCTGGGGCGGACACGGCGGTCGCAATAAAGGGGTGGAGCGTTTTTGGTCAACTAAGCTATCGGCTCTGGGGACCTGATGCGCCGGCCGCCGCGCCAAAAAAGCTGGTTTACAAATAG